A stretch of DNA from Limnohabitans sp. MORI2:
TCACGCTGTCACTCATCAGCGTGTTTTTGATGCTCGGCCTGATGAACTGGTTCAACACACGCGAATCGTTATATGCCGCCTTTGCGTTTCGCAACTTCATCTACTTGATCTACACCGCTGCCTTCTTTGGCTTGCATCGCTATTTGTTGAGCGGCTCGGTGTCCGCTCATGACTTGGACTTGGGATACAACTGGCTCATCGTCGGTGCAACCGCTGTTTCTCTTTGGTTTGAAACACGTTTCCTGTCTGAATACAAACGTCCGCTGTGGGTGCAACACGTATTCAGGGGCTACTTCATGTGGTCTGGCTTCGTGGGTGCGCTGCTGTGCTTAGGCCATGCCCACTACGGCCTCAAAGCCAACATGATGCTCAACGCTGCGGGCATGATTTCGCTGCTGGCTTTGTCTGTCTTCTTCATCAAAGACCAACCCCCTGGACAAAAAAATAACCCCTCAGTGCTGAAGAAAAAATTCATCATCAGCTACTACGTTCTCCTCACCGGCTTGATGACATTCAGCATCTTGCCCTACCTCGGCAAAATGGCTGGGAGCGAATTTGCCGCCAGTGGCTTGGTGTACTACGCTCTCCTGTCTAGCTTGAACATCGCCATCTTGATGGACCTTCGTGCCAGACAGCTACGCAAAGCGCACGCACAAATGTCGCGTGATCTGGCCCTGTCAGAACAACAAGTGCTGATTGAAAAAAACCGCCACGAAGAATCCACACAACTGCTCACCATGCTCATGCATGAGCTCAAAAACCCCTTGGCCGTCATCGACCTGGCTCAGCAAACCTCTGAAGACGCACATGCCAGAGACTACGTCAGCCGCAACGTATCCATCATTCGCAACGTGCTAGACCAATGCTTGAGTGCCGATCGCCTGTCAGACGGGCGAATCACCATCCAAAAACAAAACGTGGACTTGATCGAAATCATCGACGATCTCACCACAGAAAAACAACGCGACAACCAAACATTCCATGTGCACTTCGCTGTCTCGCCCATCACCCTTCACACCGACTACCAATGCCTGCGCATTGTGCTGAGCAACCTGTTAGACAACGCGCTGCGCTACGGCGACCACAGCCAAGCCATCGACATCGAAGTGCTGGCTCAAAACAATGCACAAGGCCAATCGGGCATTGCCATCCGTGTGGCCAACAAACCGGGCATTGCCTCATGGCCTGAAGCCGACAAGGTGTTTCACAAGTACTACCGCAGCATCGGTGCCAAAACCATTTCTGGCACGGGCTTGGGGCTGTTCTTGGTGCGTAGCATTTGCACCCTCTTGGGCGGCACTTGCACCTATGAACCAGATGACATCCATGTGAGATTCAGCGTATGGTTACCCAACTAAACATCGTCGTCGTTGAAGACAACACCGACTTGCGCACGCTCCTAGAAAAGGCCTTGCGCAAAGACGGTCATCACGTCATCCCTTTGTCGTGCGCCGAAGAGCTCGAAGACCAAGCTGGCAGCGATCACGCCGATGCATTTTTGATTGACATCAACCTGCCCGGCGAAGACGGCCTCACCCTTGCCAAACGCATTCGCAAAGCCCACCCCTTGGTGGGCATCATCATGCTCTCGGCGCGCTCGGCATTGGACGACAAGCTCAACGGCTACGACTGCGGTGCCGACATCTACCTCACCAAACCTGTCTCGTTGCCAGAGCTATCGGCCGCACTGCGCAGCTTTGCGCGTCGCCGCATGGCCACACTCACACACATCACACCGCAAGGCTTGACCCTCAACAAACTTGAGCTGCAAGGCAAACAAACCACCGTCAAGCTCACCACCCAAGAAGCCATTGTGCTCACCGCACTTGCACGCGCGCCAGCGGGTCGTTTGGAAACATGGCAAATTGCAGACTTGCTGGGTGCACAAGTCGACGAACCCTTCAAAGCCAGCCTGGCTGTGCGCATGGTGCGCCTGCGCAAAAAACTCATGGACACAGGCGCCGAAGGCGTCGTCATCGAGTCTTTGCGCAACATCGGTTACAAATTAACAACACATATCCAAATTCTCTAAAACTAAAGTTACGTTCTGTAATTTACGGTAATAAAACAAATTTGGCTTTTTTGACAATTCATGCTGGTTTTTACTAATTCCAGCTGAATGTCACACACCGCACACCCTCGCATCACCCTTCTCGCCAGCGCAAGTCTGGCACTGTGCCTGTCCTACGCACACGCCGCTAGCCCGAATGTCGATGCAGGTAGCCTGCTGCGCCAAGCTGAACAAGACCTCAAGCCCGCCAAGGCCGCCAAAAAACGCGCACCTCGCAAAGCAGCACCCACAGCCGCTGCGCAAAACACAGAAGCTACTGTGCAAGTCAAAGCCTTTGCATTCAAAGGCAACACCTTGCTCAGCAGCGATGCGCTGCAAACCGCACTCACCAGCTTCACCAACCGTGCACTCACGCTGGCTCAGCTCAAAGAAGCGGCCGATGCCATCACCAACACCTATCGCGAAGCGGGTTGGACCGTGCGGGCCTACTTGCCCAAACAAGAAATCAACAACGGTGTGGTCACCCTGCAAATCGTCGAAGCCGTGTTTGGCAACGCTCGCGTGCAAACCACATCGCTCGAACGCATCGAAGCCTCACGCTTGGTGAACATGGCCCAAGCCCTGCTGACCCAAGGCCAACCCATCCACGCCAACGACATTGACCGCGCCCTGCTCTTGCTCGATGACCTCCCAGGCATCAGCGTCTCGGGCAACTTGGCAGAAGGCCAACACGATGGCGAAACCGACCTCGCTATCTTTGCCGCCGACGATGCCCTGCTCACAGGTAACGCCAGCATCGACAACCAAGGCTCACGCGCCACCGGCACCAACCGCCTGAGCGTCAACCTCAACCTCAACAGCCCCGCACGCATGGGCGACTTGCTCAGCACCAACCTGTTGCAAACCCGTGACAGCAGCTACGGCCGTGGCAGCACCTATGCACGCGGCAGCTACAGCCTGCCCGTGGGCTACAACGGCGCTCGTGCAGGCATTCACACCAGCAGCCTGCGTTACAAAGTGTTGGAAAGCTACGACGCCTCAGCCTCTGGCACCTACGGTACAGCCGACACCACAGGCTTCGACGCCAGCTACCCACTGCTACGCAGCCAGTTCAACAACGTCAACCTCACTTGGAGCTACGACGAAAAGAAACTCGAGAACTTCGCAGGCGAAATCCTCAACTCGAGCTACAAAATCAAAGCCAGCAATGTGAGCCTCAGCACCAACCACAGCGACAACTGGGGGCGCGGTGGCTTCACCTCCACCTCGGCCACCATCACCCAAGGCAACCTCAACAACGATGGCTCACCCAATGCAGTGGCCGATGCGCAAGGTGCGCATGTGGCAGGCACGTACAGCAAATTCAACATCAGCATCAACCGCTTGCAAGCCCTCACCACAGACGTGAGCTTTT
This window harbors:
- a CDS encoding 7TM-DISM domain-containing protein, coding for MFIGSMAMASVHDHIQQRAYWEDPSAQASFEQAQQQTFTSYDGVLSRGYTQSVIWVRFQIAPPEGAKSDDKLVLRICPIYLDKINLFDPLDPRDTPRTSGDQTEYQDEEYRSLSHAFVIPAGTEPRFVWLRIQSTSTSMMHAQALTLDGMHTAEHTLMLSGYFTLSLISVFLMLGLMNWFNTRESLYAAFAFRNFIYLIYTAAFFGLHRYLLSGSVSAHDLDLGYNWLIVGATAVSLWFETRFLSEYKRPLWVQHVFRGYFMWSGFVGALLCLGHAHYGLKANMMLNAAGMISLLALSVFFIKDQPPGQKNNPSVLKKKFIISYYVLLTGLMTFSILPYLGKMAGSEFAASGLVYYALLSSLNIAILMDLRARQLRKAHAQMSRDLALSEQQVLIEKNRHEESTQLLTMLMHELKNPLAVIDLAQQTSEDAHARDYVSRNVSIIRNVLDQCLSADRLSDGRITIQKQNVDLIEIIDDLTTEKQRDNQTFHVHFAVSPITLHTDYQCLRIVLSNLLDNALRYGDHSQAIDIEVLAQNNAQGQSGIAIRVANKPGIASWPEADKVFHKYYRSIGAKTISGTGLGLFLVRSICTLLGGTCTYEPDDIHVRFSVWLPN
- a CDS encoding ShlB/FhaC/HecB family hemolysin secretion/activation protein, translating into MSHTAHPRITLLASASLALCLSYAHAASPNVDAGSLLRQAEQDLKPAKAAKKRAPRKAAPTAAAQNTEATVQVKAFAFKGNTLLSSDALQTALTSFTNRALTLAQLKEAADAITNTYREAGWTVRAYLPKQEINNGVVTLQIVEAVFGNARVQTTSLERIEASRLVNMAQALLTQGQPIHANDIDRALLLLDDLPGISVSGNLAEGQHDGETDLAIFAADDALLTGNASIDNQGSRATGTNRLSVNLNLNSPARMGDLLSTNLLQTRDSSYGRGSTYARGSYSLPVGYNGARAGIHTSSLRYKVLESYDASASGTYGTADTTGFDASYPLLRSQFNNVNLTWSYDEKKLENFAGEILNSSYKIKASNVSLSTNHSDNWGRGGFTSTSATITQGNLNNDGSPNAVADAQGAHVAGTYSKFNISINRLQALTTDVSFYASLSAQVADKNLDSSERMYLGGATGVRAFPASEAGGAAGHAVTLELRKRLDNNFTLTSFYDVGHITVNQHNAKAIDSSAVLTHLNAYDLKGYGASVAWQDSKNIEFKTTLARRIASNPNADVLGMDSDKTKHTLRLWISAGIGF
- a CDS encoding response regulator transcription factor, which translates into the protein MVTQLNIVVVEDNTDLRTLLEKALRKDGHHVIPLSCAEELEDQAGSDHADAFLIDINLPGEDGLTLAKRIRKAHPLVGIIMLSARSALDDKLNGYDCGADIYLTKPVSLPELSAALRSFARRRMATLTHITPQGLTLNKLELQGKQTTVKLTTQEAIVLTALARAPAGRLETWQIADLLGAQVDEPFKASLAVRMVRLRKKLMDTGAEGVVIESLRNIGYKLTTHIQIL